A part of Vicugna pacos chromosome 14, VicPac4, whole genome shotgun sequence genomic DNA contains:
- the ARL11 gene encoding ADP-ribosylation factor-like protein 11, whose product MGPVNSRGHKAEAQVVMMGLDSAGKTTLLYKLKGYQLVETLPTVGFNVEPLEEPGHVSLTVWDVGGQGQLRESWKDYLEGTDILVFVLDSTDGARLPEAAAELTEVLDDLHMAGVPLLVLANKQEAPHALPLPEIRDRLGLPGCQWRCWELRACSALTGEGLPEALESLRRLLKFRSSCSVSS is encoded by the coding sequence ATGGGGCCTGTGAATTCCCGAGGTCACAAGGCAGAAGCCCAGGTGGTGATGATGGGCCTGGACTCGGCTGGCAAGACCACGCTCCTGTACAAACTGAAGGGCTACCAGCTGGTGGAGACCCTGCCCACCGTGGGTTTCAACGTAGAGCCTCTCGAAGAGCCTGGACACGTGTCTCTGACTGTCTGGGAtgtgggtgggcagggccagctcaGGGAAAGCTGGAAGGACTACCTGGAGGGCACAGACATCCTCGTGTTCGTGCTGGACAGCACAGACGGAGCCCGCTTGCCCGAGGCAGCGGCTGAGCTCACGGAGGTCCTGGATGACCTCCACATGGCAGGCGTCCCTCTGCTGGTGCTGGCCAACAAGCAGGAGGCGCCCCACGCCCTGCCGCTGCCGGAGATCAGAGACAGGCTGGGCCTGCCTGGGTGCCAGTGGCGCTGCTGGGAGCTGCGGGCCTGCAGCGCGCTCACCGGCGAGGGGCTGCCCGAGGCCCTGGAAAGCCTGCGGCGCCTCCTGAAATTCCGCAGCAGCTGCAGCGTCTCCAGTTGA